A genomic region of Streptosporangium lutulentum contains the following coding sequences:
- a CDS encoding FAD/NAD(P)-dependent oxidoreductase — MKPIYDLAVVGAGPAGVAGALTASLAGLSVVLLDAAARPGGQYFRHPPEGFHAEDPGALHHGLARFVRQWDTLRGRADVLLRHRVWAVERADETVTVRCLEGDREERPRTITARRLLIATGAHDRPVPFPGWDLPGVLTAGGAQALLKGDLVVAGRRVVVSGTGPFLLPVAAGLADAGAKVLGVHEANGRFGLAAHPLLAAGKAGEALGYGARLARHGVPYHGRQAVIAAHGDVALTHVTVARLDSGWRPISTRTVECDTLAYGYGFVPQLDLPVQLGCATRGDADGSPVVAVDAGLRTSVPGVYAAGESTGVGGAVLAEVEGRLAGRTAAADLGRRVPPDPALSRRRDRLAAFARALQSAYPVRPGWMGWLRDDTLICRCEEVPLSAVREAQELGATDARSVKLLARPGMGWCQGRICGYAVACLAGEDPAAPRRPIAQPIRLGDLAASTRPPSG; from the coding sequence ATGAAGCCGATCTACGACCTCGCCGTCGTCGGCGCGGGCCCCGCAGGGGTGGCCGGTGCGCTCACCGCCTCCCTCGCCGGGCTGAGCGTCGTGCTGCTCGACGCCGCGGCCAGGCCCGGCGGCCAGTACTTCCGGCACCCGCCGGAGGGCTTCCACGCCGAGGACCCCGGCGCGCTCCACCACGGCCTCGCCAGGTTCGTGCGGCAGTGGGACACGCTCCGCGGGCGGGCCGACGTGCTGCTCCGCCACCGGGTCTGGGCGGTGGAACGTGCCGATGAGACGGTGACCGTACGGTGCCTGGAGGGCGACCGCGAGGAACGGCCCCGCACGATCACCGCGCGCAGGCTGCTGATCGCCACAGGGGCGCACGACCGGCCGGTGCCGTTCCCCGGCTGGGACCTGCCGGGCGTGCTCACCGCGGGCGGCGCGCAGGCACTGCTCAAGGGCGACCTCGTGGTCGCCGGCCGCAGGGTCGTGGTCTCCGGGACGGGACCGTTCCTGCTCCCGGTCGCGGCGGGGCTGGCCGACGCGGGCGCGAAGGTGCTCGGCGTCCACGAGGCCAACGGCCGGTTCGGGCTCGCCGCACACCCTCTGCTCGCCGCGGGCAAGGCGGGAGAGGCCCTCGGGTACGGCGCGCGGCTGGCTCGCCACGGGGTTCCCTATCACGGCCGCCAGGCGGTGATCGCCGCGCACGGCGACGTCGCGCTGACCCACGTCACCGTCGCCAGGCTGGACTCCGGCTGGCGGCCGATCTCGACGCGAACCGTCGAATGCGACACCCTCGCCTACGGCTACGGTTTCGTCCCCCAGCTCGACCTGCCGGTCCAGCTCGGCTGCGCGACCCGCGGCGACGCCGACGGCAGCCCGGTCGTCGCGGTGGACGCGGGCCTGCGCACCAGCGTGCCCGGCGTGTACGCGGCGGGGGAGTCCACCGGCGTCGGCGGAGCCGTGCTCGCCGAGGTCGAGGGACGCCTCGCCGGCCGGACCGCCGCCGCGGACCTGGGCCGCCGGGTGCCGCCCGATCCGGCTCTGTCCCGGCGCAGGGACAGGCTCGCCGCCTTCGCGCGGGCGCTGCAGAGCGCCTATCCGGTGCGGCCCGGCTGGATGGGGTGGCTCCGCGACGACACCCTGATCTGCCGCTGCGAGGAGGTGCCCCTGTCGGCCGTGCGCGAGGCGCAGGAACTGGGCGCCACCGACGCGCGCTCCGTCAAACTGCTGGCACGCCCCGGTATGGGCTGGTGTCAGGGCCGGATATGCGGCTACGCGGTCGCATGTCTCGCCGGTGAGGACCCCGCGGCGCCCCGGCGCCCGATCGCCCAGCCCATCAGGCTCGGCGACCTCGCCGCGTCGACCCGACCCCCTTCGGGCTGA
- a CDS encoding (2Fe-2S)-binding protein, which translates to MRQPYRLVRARPEPEFEISVDGVPVPVVPGQTVGAAMHGAGIRSWRVTRFGGRPRGLFCGIGVCFDCLVTVNGAPSLRACLTEARPGDLVTTGHNAGDRPRADAPVPDGSASDADGER; encoded by the coding sequence ATGAGGCAGCCGTACCGCCTGGTGAGGGCGCGGCCCGAGCCGGAGTTCGAGATCAGCGTGGACGGCGTCCCCGTCCCCGTGGTCCCCGGCCAGACCGTCGGCGCCGCCATGCACGGCGCGGGCATCCGCTCCTGGCGCGTCACCCGGTTCGGCGGACGCCCCCGCGGGTTGTTCTGCGGGATAGGCGTCTGCTTCGACTGCCTGGTCACGGTGAACGGCGCTCCCTCCCTGCGTGCCTGCCTGACCGAGGCACGCCCGGGAGACCTGGTGACCACCGGCCACAACGCGGGCGACCGCCCGCGGGCCGACGCGCCCGTCCCCGACGGGTCCGCCTCCGACGCGGACGGGGAGCGGTGA
- a CDS encoding NAD(P)/FAD-dependent oxidoreductase: MPDVVVIGAGMVGAACAYYAARAGLDVVVVDRGPVAGGTTGAGEGNVLVSDKEPGPELDLALLSNRLWRDLAASGPGDGFEFEAKGGLVVAETDEVLGALTSLAAGQRLEHTVVAPGELGDYEPHLTKGLAGGVFYPQDAQVQPMLAAARLIRRGAERFGDSALMLRTGVTVTGFVRDGDRVTGVRTDHGDILAGAVVNAAGTWGGEIAALAGVHVPVLPRRGFILVTEPLEKPLIRHKVYTAAYVTAVASDAEGLETSAVVEGTSAGPVLIGASRERVGFDRTISVPVLERLAAQAVALFPALAERRAIRAYCGFRPYCPDHLPVIGEDPRAPGLYHACGHEGAGIGLAPATGHLIAQALADVHVDLDLGPFRPDRFTKEECR, from the coding sequence ATGCCGGACGTCGTGGTGATCGGCGCCGGGATGGTCGGGGCCGCCTGCGCCTATTACGCGGCCCGTGCGGGGCTGGACGTGGTGGTCGTCGACCGGGGGCCCGTGGCGGGCGGCACGACCGGCGCGGGCGAGGGCAACGTGCTGGTCTCCGACAAGGAGCCGGGCCCCGAGCTCGACCTCGCCCTGCTCTCCAACCGTCTCTGGCGCGACCTGGCGGCCTCCGGACCGGGTGACGGGTTCGAGTTCGAGGCCAAGGGCGGGCTGGTGGTCGCCGAGACCGATGAGGTGCTCGGCGCGCTCACCTCGCTGGCGGCCGGGCAACGCCTTGAGCACACCGTGGTCGCCCCCGGCGAGCTCGGCGACTACGAGCCCCACCTGACAAAAGGCCTCGCCGGAGGCGTGTTCTATCCTCAGGACGCCCAGGTCCAGCCCATGCTGGCGGCGGCCAGGCTGATCCGGCGGGGCGCGGAGAGATTCGGTGACAGCGCCCTGATGCTGCGCACCGGCGTCACCGTCACCGGCTTCGTCCGTGACGGCGACCGGGTCACCGGCGTCAGGACCGACCACGGCGACATCCTCGCCGGAGCCGTCGTCAACGCCGCCGGGACCTGGGGCGGAGAGATCGCCGCGCTGGCCGGAGTGCACGTCCCCGTCCTGCCCCGGCGCGGCTTCATCCTGGTCACGGAGCCGCTGGAGAAGCCGCTGATCAGGCACAAGGTCTACACCGCCGCCTACGTCACCGCCGTGGCCAGTGACGCGGAGGGTCTGGAGACGTCCGCCGTCGTGGAGGGCACCTCGGCGGGGCCCGTGCTCATCGGCGCCAGCCGCGAGCGGGTCGGCTTCGACCGTACGATCTCCGTCCCGGTGCTGGAACGCCTCGCGGCCCAGGCCGTCGCGTTGTTCCCCGCGCTCGCCGAGCGCAGGGCGATCCGGGCCTACTGCGGCTTCCGGCCCTACTGCCCCGACCACCTTCCCGTGATCGGCGAGGACCCCCGGGCGCCCGGCCTCTATCACGCCTGCGGGCACGAGGGCGCGGGCATCGGCCTGGCCCCGGCCACCGGTCACCTCATCGCCCAGGCACTGGCCGACGTCCATGTCGACCTGGACCTCGGCCCCTTCCGCCCGGACCGTTTCACGAAGGAGGAGTGCCGATGA
- a CDS encoding COX15/CtaA family protein, whose protein sequence is MKQLLDQTSGNAVKLWQTVWSPTHVTMRRWALAAVVVNAGITVSGAAVRVTSSGLGCPTWPRCTPDSFVPVAHNETAPINMAIEFGNRMLTFLVLAVALACLVIAMRLLPRRRDLVRLAWIQPVGVAAQALWGGLVVRSLLNPVTVSVHFLISSGLIAAAYALYARSREGDAPPRRLVHRDIRTLGFALTATVFALLIAGVVVTGTGPHSGDQLASRFQFDIESVVRVHTDLVYVVLGLTFALLFATHVTDAPGHVRRAALTLLIVELAQGGVGYVQYFLGVPAALVDLHVLGSTLVWICTLRVVFAMRSRDPLNATAADLDELDTVRT, encoded by the coding sequence GTGAAGCAGCTCCTTGACCAGACCAGCGGCAACGCCGTGAAACTGTGGCAGACCGTGTGGTCCCCCACCCACGTCACCATGCGTCGATGGGCTCTGGCGGCGGTGGTCGTCAACGCGGGCATCACGGTGAGCGGCGCGGCCGTGCGGGTCACCAGCTCGGGGCTGGGCTGCCCGACCTGGCCCAGGTGCACCCCGGACAGCTTCGTCCCGGTCGCCCACAACGAGACCGCGCCGATCAACATGGCCATCGAGTTCGGCAACCGGATGCTGACCTTCCTGGTCCTGGCCGTCGCCCTGGCCTGCCTGGTCATCGCGATGAGGCTCCTTCCCCGCCGCCGCGACCTGGTCCGGCTGGCCTGGATCCAGCCCGTCGGCGTGGCCGCGCAGGCGCTCTGGGGCGGCCTGGTCGTGCGGAGCCTGCTCAACCCGGTCACCGTGAGCGTGCACTTCCTGATCTCCTCAGGCCTGATCGCCGCCGCCTACGCGCTGTACGCCCGCTCTCGCGAGGGCGACGCCCCACCGCGACGTCTGGTCCACCGCGACATCCGCACGCTCGGCTTCGCGCTCACCGCCACGGTGTTCGCCCTGCTCATCGCGGGCGTGGTGGTGACCGGCACCGGGCCGCACTCCGGCGACCAGCTGGCCTCCCGGTTCCAGTTCGACATCGAGAGCGTGGTGAGGGTCCACACCGACCTCGTCTACGTCGTGCTCGGCCTCACCTTCGCGCTGCTGTTCGCGACCCACGTCACCGACGCGCCGGGCCACGTGCGGCGGGCGGCGCTGACGCTGCTGATCGTCGAGCTGGCCCAGGGAGGCGTCGGATACGTCCAGTACTTCCTGGGAGTGCCCGCGGCCCTGGTCGACCTGCACGTGCTCGGTTCGACGCTGGTGTGGATCTGCACGTTGCGGGTGGTGTTCGCGATGCGGTCGCGGGACCCGCTGAACGCGACGGCCGCGGACCTGGACGAACTCGACACCGTCCGCACCTGA
- a CDS encoding PrsW family intramembrane metalloprotease: protein MASRDPRWVLRERPSVALIAGLVLTGLCGLVSFSFDVLNGDPVYFFIALGLALAPVPVLLAAVLALDRMEPEPRSNLIFAFAWGAGVAVLVAGVINSFNLFYIENTVRLGYDYARNLAATFGAPVVEETMKGLVLLGLLRFKRAELDGPTDGIIYASMVGLGFAMSENVSYYVAALDDLGAQGLAVTVVLRGILSPFAHPLFTSMIGVAVAYAAQRQGSMRIFVIAAGWIGAMALHGIWNGFASYVGLGGLVVAYLLLMIVLFVMIWIIFRDRKRIVGLIQSYLPAYRPTGLVAQYDVNMLSSLPGRRQARQWARTHGGRGGLRAMNDYQLAATELGLLHERARRGVIDESTFDEEQQALLECMAGARAQFPVPQPVPPGGEASPGYRPGP, encoded by the coding sequence ATGGCAAGCCGTGATCCCCGGTGGGTGCTCAGGGAGCGACCGTCCGTCGCGCTGATCGCAGGGCTTGTCCTCACCGGGTTGTGCGGGCTGGTGTCGTTCTCCTTCGACGTGCTGAACGGTGACCCGGTCTACTTCTTCATCGCGCTCGGTCTGGCCCTGGCGCCGGTTCCCGTCCTGCTGGCCGCCGTGCTCGCCCTCGACCGCATGGAGCCCGAACCGCGGAGCAATCTGATCTTCGCGTTCGCCTGGGGCGCGGGCGTGGCGGTTCTCGTCGCCGGGGTCATCAACTCCTTCAACCTGTTCTACATCGAGAACACCGTCCGGCTCGGTTACGACTACGCGCGCAACCTCGCCGCGACGTTCGGCGCCCCGGTGGTCGAGGAGACGATGAAGGGGCTGGTCCTGCTGGGCCTGCTCAGGTTCAAGCGGGCGGAGCTCGACGGGCCCACCGACGGCATCATCTACGCCAGCATGGTCGGCCTCGGCTTCGCCATGAGCGAGAACGTCAGCTACTACGTGGCCGCCCTCGACGACCTGGGCGCGCAGGGCCTGGCGGTGACCGTCGTGCTGCGGGGGATCCTGTCGCCGTTCGCGCATCCGCTGTTCACCTCCATGATCGGCGTCGCGGTGGCCTACGCGGCGCAGCGCCAGGGGTCGATGCGGATCTTCGTGATCGCCGCGGGGTGGATCGGCGCGATGGCGCTCCACGGGATCTGGAACGGCTTCGCGTCCTATGTCGGCCTGGGCGGCCTGGTCGTCGCCTACCTGCTGCTGATGATCGTGCTGTTCGTCATGATCTGGATCATCTTCCGCGACCGCAAGCGCATCGTCGGCCTGATCCAGAGCTACCTGCCCGCCTACCGGCCGACCGGGCTGGTCGCCCAGTACGACGTCAACATGCTCTCCTCCCTGCCCGGCCGCCGCCAGGCCCGGCAGTGGGCCAGGACACACGGCGGCAGGGGAGGGCTGCGGGCGATGAACGACTACCAGCTCGCGGCCACCGAACTCGGCCTGCTCCACGAGCGCGCCAGGCGCGGCGTGATCGACGAGAGCACGTTCGACGAGGAGCAGCAGGCGCTGCTGGAGTGCATGGCGGGGGCCCGCGCGCAGTTCCCCGTGCCGCAGCCCGTGCCCCCCGGCGGCGAGGCCTCACCGGGATACCGGCCCGGCCCGTAG
- a CDS encoding heme o synthase translates to MVLTDKQSMTPPGAAEASDAAPHSFGDTVKAYVALTKPRIIELLLITTLPVMFLAARGLPPLWIAVNTLVFGTLSAGSANALNCYIDRDIDATMRRTRRRPLARDLVPPTNALIFGLILGVLSTLGLGLTVNWLAAGLSLAANLFYVLVYSMILKRRTSQNVVWGGLAGCMPVLIGWAGVTGSLSWAPVVLFGVVFFWTPPHTWTLAMRYKEDYAAAKIPMLPVVATERRVVLESIVYTWATVLCSLLLWPVAGTTLLYPAVAVVLGGACLWEVHRLLGRVNAGKTGVDLRPMRFFHWSNAYLALLFLAVAIDSMLV, encoded by the coding sequence ATGGTGCTGACCGACAAGCAATCGATGACCCCTCCCGGGGCGGCCGAGGCATCCGATGCCGCGCCGCACTCGTTCGGCGACACGGTGAAGGCGTACGTGGCCCTCACCAAACCGCGGATCATCGAGTTGCTGCTGATCACGACGCTGCCGGTGATGTTCCTGGCCGCGCGAGGCCTGCCACCGTTGTGGATCGCCGTCAACACCCTGGTGTTCGGCACCCTTTCGGCCGGCAGCGCGAACGCCCTGAACTGTTACATCGACCGCGACATCGACGCCACGATGCGCCGCACCCGGCGTCGCCCCCTCGCTCGCGACCTGGTCCCGCCGACCAACGCGCTGATCTTCGGGCTCATCCTCGGCGTGCTGTCGACCCTCGGGCTCGGGTTGACGGTGAACTGGCTCGCCGCGGGTCTCTCGCTGGCCGCGAACCTCTTCTACGTGCTCGTCTACTCGATGATCCTCAAGCGGAGGACCTCCCAGAACGTCGTGTGGGGCGGTCTCGCCGGCTGCATGCCGGTGCTGATCGGCTGGGCGGGCGTCACCGGCAGCCTCAGCTGGGCCCCGGTGGTCCTCTTCGGCGTGGTGTTCTTCTGGACGCCGCCGCACACCTGGACCCTCGCCATGCGCTACAAGGAGGACTACGCCGCGGCGAAGATCCCCATGCTCCCGGTGGTCGCCACCGAGCGCCGCGTGGTGCTGGAGAGCATCGTCTACACCTGGGCCACGGTGCTCTGCTCGCTGCTGCTGTGGCCGGTGGCCGGGACCACGCTGCTCTATCCGGCCGTGGCCGTCGTCCTCGGCGGGGCCTGCCTGTGGGAGGTCCACCGTCTGCTCGGCCGGGTCAACGCGGGCAAGACCGGCGTCGACCTGCGCCCGATGCGCTTCTTCCACTGGTCCAACGCCTACCTGGCGCTGCTCTTCCTGGCCGTCGCCATCGACTCGATGCTCGTCTGA
- the tkt gene encoding transketolase gives MDAVEKAGSGHPGTAMSLAPAAYLLFQQAMRHDPSDPTWVGRDRFVLSAGHTSLTLYIQLFLSGYGLSLDDLKALRQWNSLTPGHPEHGHTIGVETTTGPLGQGLGNAVGMAMAARRERGLFDPDAEPGTSPFDHMIWCIASEGDIEEGISHEVSAIAAHQKLGNLVVVFDSNHISIEDDTQIALSEDIVKRYDAYGWHTQTVDWTQTGDYVEDVEALHQALEAARAETDRPSFIRLRTIIAWPAPNKQNTGKAHGSALGADEIAATKTVMGQDPAKSFDVPAEVLDHVREVVERGRTAHAEWEKGFQNWREANPERFALFERVSGRELPQGWAEALPTFEPGASVATRKASSEVLNSLAPVLPELWGGSADLAESNNTTMKGEPSFIPEEFQTKEFPGNRYGRTLHFGIREHGMGAILNGIALHGGTRPYGGTFLVFSDYMRPAVRLAALMRLPVTYVWTHDSIGLGEDGPTHQPVEHLWSLRAIPGLDVVRPADANETAAAWRTVLEHNDRPAALALTRQNLPVYEGTADAAKVAKGGYVLQDASNGQPSVILIGTGSEVELAVQARELLEAEGIPARVVSMPCVEWFQAQDSAYRQTVLPPAVRARVAVEAGIALGWREFVGDEGEVVSLEHFGASAPYKTLYEQFGLTAERVAAAAKASLAKTGADKGETTGN, from the coding sequence ATGGACGCGGTAGAGAAGGCGGGTTCGGGGCACCCCGGCACCGCGATGAGCCTGGCACCCGCCGCCTACCTGCTGTTCCAGCAGGCCATGCGGCACGACCCCTCTGATCCCACCTGGGTGGGCAGGGATCGGTTCGTCCTCTCCGCCGGGCACACCAGCCTGACCCTTTACATCCAGCTCTTCCTGTCGGGTTACGGCCTCAGCCTGGACGACCTCAAGGCACTGCGCCAGTGGAACAGCCTGACCCCGGGTCACCCCGAGCACGGGCACACCATCGGTGTCGAGACCACCACCGGCCCGCTCGGCCAGGGCCTGGGCAACGCGGTGGGCATGGCCATGGCGGCCCGCCGCGAGCGCGGCCTGTTCGACCCGGACGCCGAGCCGGGCACGAGCCCCTTCGATCACATGATCTGGTGCATCGCCTCCGAGGGTGACATCGAGGAGGGCATCAGCCACGAGGTCAGCGCCATCGCCGCCCACCAGAAGCTGGGCAACCTGGTCGTCGTCTTCGACAGCAACCACATCTCCATCGAGGACGACACCCAGATCGCGCTGAGCGAGGACATCGTCAAGCGTTACGACGCCTACGGCTGGCACACCCAGACCGTCGACTGGACGCAGACCGGTGACTACGTCGAGGACGTCGAGGCGCTGCACCAGGCCCTGGAGGCCGCCCGCGCGGAGACCGACAGGCCGTCGTTCATCCGCCTGCGCACCATCATCGCCTGGCCCGCGCCGAACAAGCAGAACACCGGCAAGGCCCACGGCTCGGCCCTGGGCGCCGACGAGATCGCCGCCACCAAGACGGTCATGGGGCAGGACCCGGCCAAGAGCTTCGACGTCCCGGCCGAGGTGCTCGATCACGTCCGTGAGGTCGTCGAGCGGGGCCGCACGGCCCACGCCGAGTGGGAGAAGGGCTTCCAGAACTGGCGCGAGGCCAACCCCGAGCGTTTCGCCCTGTTCGAGCGCGTCTCCGGGCGAGAGCTCCCCCAGGGCTGGGCCGAGGCGCTGCCCACCTTCGAGCCCGGCGCCTCCGTCGCCACCCGCAAGGCCTCCAGCGAGGTGCTCAACAGCCTCGCGCCGGTGCTGCCCGAGCTGTGGGGCGGCTCGGCCGACCTGGCCGAGTCCAACAACACCACGATGAAGGGCGAGCCGTCCTTCATCCCCGAGGAGTTCCAGACCAAGGAGTTCCCCGGCAACCGCTACGGCCGCACGCTGCACTTCGGCATCCGCGAGCACGGCATGGGGGCGATCCTCAACGGCATCGCGCTGCACGGCGGCACCCGCCCCTACGGTGGCACGTTCCTCGTCTTCAGCGACTACATGCGCCCCGCCGTACGGCTCGCGGCGCTGATGAGGCTGCCGGTCACCTACGTGTGGACGCACGACTCCATCGGCCTGGGCGAGGACGGCCCGACCCACCAGCCCGTCGAGCACCTGTGGTCGCTGCGCGCCATCCCCGGCCTCGACGTGGTCCGTCCCGCCGACGCCAACGAGACGGCCGCCGCGTGGCGGACCGTGCTGGAGCACAACGACCGGCCGGCCGCGCTGGCCCTGACCCGGCAGAACCTGCCCGTCTACGAGGGCACCGCGGACGCCGCGAAGGTCGCCAAGGGCGGTTACGTCCTGCAGGACGCCTCCAACGGCCAGCCGTCGGTGATCCTGATCGGCACCGGCTCCGAGGTCGAGCTGGCCGTCCAGGCCCGCGAACTCCTGGAGGCCGAGGGCATCCCGGCCCGGGTCGTGTCGATGCCGTGCGTCGAGTGGTTCCAGGCCCAGGACTCCGCCTACCGGCAGACGGTGCTGCCCCCCGCGGTCCGCGCGCGTGTCGCCGTGGAGGCGGGAATCGCACTGGGCTGGCGGGAGTTCGTGGGAGATGAGGGGGAAGTAGTCAGCTTGGAGCACTTCGGTGCTTCGGCTCCCTACAAGACCCTTTACGAGCAGTTCGGTCTCACCGCCGAGCGAGTCGCTGCCGCCGCCAAGGCCAGCCTCGCGAAGACCGGGGCCGACAAGGGCGAGACGACGGGAAACTGA
- the tal gene encoding transaldolase, with protein MTEILKRLSEQGVSIWLDDISRERLRTGNLEALIREKSIVGVTSNPTIFASALSKGDAYDTQLHDLKVRGVDLEESVRAITTYDIRWAADVLKPVYDATRGVDGRVSIEVDPRLARETDKTIAEARALWWMVDRPNLFIKIPATVEGLPAIAQAISEGISVNVTLIFSLERYRAVMEAWLTGLERAKANGLDLSGIESVASFFVSRVDGEIDKRLDKIGTPEALALRGKAAVANARLAFAAFEDVMNSARWQALAAAGARPQRPLWASTGTKNPEYPDTLYVDELVAPGTVNTMPEKTLNAVADHGRISGDTVRPFYEQAWNTMAALKEIGIDYDDVVRFLEEDGVAKFETSWTELLSTIAAELKKA; from the coding sequence ATGACTGAGATCCTGAAGAGACTTTCCGAGCAGGGCGTCTCCATCTGGCTGGACGACATCAGCCGCGAGCGCCTGCGTACCGGCAACCTGGAGGCGCTGATCCGCGAGAAGTCGATCGTCGGCGTCACCTCCAATCCGACGATCTTCGCTTCGGCGCTGAGCAAGGGCGACGCCTACGACACCCAGCTTCACGACCTGAAGGTGCGTGGAGTGGACCTCGAGGAGTCGGTGCGTGCCATCACCACCTACGACATCCGCTGGGCCGCCGACGTGCTGAAGCCCGTCTACGACGCCACCCGCGGCGTGGACGGCCGGGTCTCGATCGAGGTCGACCCCCGGCTGGCCAGGGAGACCGACAAGACGATCGCCGAGGCCCGCGCGCTGTGGTGGATGGTCGACCGGCCCAACCTGTTCATCAAGATCCCGGCCACGGTCGAGGGCCTGCCCGCGATCGCCCAGGCGATCTCCGAGGGCATCAGCGTCAACGTCACGCTGATCTTCTCCCTCGAGCGCTACCGCGCCGTGATGGAGGCGTGGCTGACCGGCCTGGAGCGGGCGAAGGCGAACGGCCTGGACCTGTCGGGCATCGAGTCGGTGGCCTCGTTCTTCGTCAGCCGGGTGGACGGCGAGATCGACAAGCGCCTGGACAAGATCGGGACTCCCGAGGCCCTGGCGCTCAGGGGCAAGGCCGCGGTCGCCAACGCCCGCCTGGCCTTCGCCGCCTTCGAGGACGTCATGAACTCCGCGCGCTGGCAGGCCCTGGCCGCCGCCGGCGCCCGCCCGCAGCGCCCGCTGTGGGCCTCCACCGGGACCAAGAACCCCGAGTACCCCGACACCCTCTACGTCGACGAGCTGGTCGCGCCCGGCACGGTCAACACGATGCCGGAGAAGACCCTCAACGCCGTGGCCGATCATGGCAGGATCAGCGGAGACACCGTCCGCCCCTTCTACGAGCAGGCCTGGAACACCATGGCCGCGCTCAAGGAGATCGGCATCGACTACGACGACGTCGTGAGGTTCCTGGAAGAGGACGGCGTGGCCAAGTTCGAGACGTCCTGGACCGAGCTCCTGTCCACAATCGCCGCCGAGCTGAAGAAGGCATGA
- a CDS encoding glucose-6-phosphate isomerase yields the protein MSVSVTFDDENLADLASEAVGRLVAEGVPAALANGDPTLWGSEAEPEAAVRLGWLTLPLTSRELLPEIEKLVERARAENLNHVVLAGMGGSSLAPEVITASADVPLTVLDTTDPGQVARALEDRLENTILVVASKSGGTAETDSHRRIYEKAFRDAGIDPADRIVVVTDPGSPLEQSAIEAGYTVILADPTVGGRYSALSAFGLVPSALAGADVKELLDDAAAVQPLLSQTEGNPGLDLGAALGAAAAEGRDKLVIEDDLSEINGLPDWIEQLVAESTGKSGKGLLPVVGADPTGAGDELVVGIDTDGAVTVTGPLGAQFLVWEYATAIAGRVLGIDPFNQPNVAESKQNTGELLEEAELPVGTPILVDGPVEVYGELPGAEAPQDLSDVLTRLLETIPEDGYLTIMAYLDREAAFDAPYPEGASFEEMTDAWSGADPVTLRGRLAARTERPITFGWGPRFLHSTGQYHKGGPQNGVFLQITGAVKDDLDVPGKPYTLGRLQLAQALGDQGALAKRGRPTVRLHLTDRVAGVERLLAAARQA from the coding sequence ATGTCAGTGTCCGTAACGTTCGACGACGAGAATCTGGCCGACCTGGCCTCGGAGGCGGTGGGCCGGCTCGTCGCCGAAGGGGTCCCCGCGGCCCTGGCGAACGGTGACCCCACGCTGTGGGGTTCGGAGGCCGAGCCCGAGGCGGCGGTCCGCCTCGGCTGGCTCACCCTCCCGCTGACGAGCCGGGAGCTGCTTCCCGAGATCGAGAAGCTGGTCGAGCGGGCCCGCGCGGAGAACCTGAACCACGTGGTCCTCGCGGGCATGGGCGGCTCCTCGCTCGCCCCCGAGGTCATCACGGCGAGCGCCGACGTACCGCTGACCGTGCTCGACACCACCGACCCCGGTCAGGTGGCCCGCGCGCTCGAAGATCGGCTGGAGAACACGATCCTGGTGGTCGCCAGCAAGAGCGGCGGCACGGCCGAGACCGACAGCCACCGGCGCATCTACGAGAAGGCCTTCCGGGACGCGGGGATCGACCCGGCCGACCGGATCGTCGTGGTCACCGACCCCGGCTCCCCGCTGGAGCAGAGCGCCATCGAGGCGGGCTACACGGTCATCCTGGCCGATCCCACCGTGGGCGGTCGCTACAGCGCCCTGTCGGCGTTCGGCCTGGTGCCCAGCGCCCTGGCGGGGGCCGACGTCAAGGAGCTGCTCGACGACGCGGCCGCCGTGCAGCCGCTGCTGTCGCAGACCGAGGGCAACCCCGGCCTGGACCTCGGCGCCGCCCTCGGCGCCGCAGCGGCCGAGGGACGCGACAAGCTCGTGATCGAGGACGACCTCTCGGAGATCAACGGCCTGCCCGACTGGATCGAGCAGCTCGTCGCCGAGTCCACCGGCAAGTCCGGCAAGGGCCTCCTGCCCGTCGTCGGCGCCGACCCGACCGGCGCAGGCGACGAGCTGGTCGTCGGGATCGACACCGACGGCGCGGTGACCGTCACCGGCCCGCTGGGCGCGCAGTTCCTCGTCTGGGAGTACGCCACGGCCATCGCCGGCCGCGTGCTCGGCATCGACCCGTTCAACCAGCCGAACGTGGCCGAGTCCAAGCAGAACACCGGCGAGCTGCTGGAGGAGGCCGAGCTGCCGGTCGGCACGCCGATCCTGGTCGACGGCCCGGTCGAGGTGTACGGCGAGCTGCCGGGGGCGGAGGCTCCCCAGGACCTGTCCGACGTGCTCACCCGGCTGCTGGAGACGATCCCCGAGGACGGCTATCTCACGATCATGGCCTACCTCGACCGGGAGGCGGCGTTCGACGCCCCCTACCCCGAGGGCGCCTCGTTCGAGGAGATGACCGACGCGTGGAGCGGGGCCGACCCGGTCACGCTGCGCGGGCGGCTGGCGGCGCGGACCGAGCGCCCGATCACCTTCGGGTGGGGCCCCCGGTTCCTGCACTCCACCGGCCAGTACCACAAGGGTGGCCCGCAGAACGGAGTGTTCCTGCAGATCACCGGGGCCGTCAAGGACGACCTCGACGTTCCCGGCAAGCCGTACACCCTGGGCCGCCTGCAGCTCGCCCAGGCCCTGGGCGACCAGGGCGCCCTGGCCAAGCGCGGGCGTCCCACCGTACGGCTGCACCTGACCGATCGCGTGGCCGGGGTCGAGCGGCTGCTCGCCGCCGCCCGGCAGGCCTGA